One segment of Pogoniulus pusillus isolate bPogPus1 chromosome 26, bPogPus1.pri, whole genome shotgun sequence DNA contains the following:
- the ALG3 gene encoding dol-P-Man:Man(5)GlcNAc(2)-PP-Dol alpha-1,3-mannosyltransferase isoform X1 encodes MAAGRGAAALRRAWRDRRAVLLEPSYTPLVAACLCLAEGGVNLWVIRRVPYTEIDWKAYMEEVEGFANGTLDYIQLKGETGPLVYPAGFVYIFLGLYYATGRGTNIRLAQYLFAALYLLNLLLVFRIYWRTNKVPPYVFFFMCCASYRIHSIFVLRLFNDPVAMAILFLAINLFLEERWSWGCLLFSLAVSVKMNILLFAPGLLFLLLQRFGLLGCIPKLCICALLQVVLGLPFLLVNPVGYLTRSFDLGRQFQFKWTVNWRFLPEELFQSRAFHAVLLLTHLAGLGLFALHRWHRPKESILALLKDPAKRKPASPPLTVNKIIFILFSSNFLGVCCSRSLHYQFYVWYFHTLPYLLWCTPTTKLAHMPKVLLLGVIELCWNTYPSTVCSSLSLHVCHGLILLQLWYGTAPTPVMHTPSSSRRPAAISKKTQ; translated from the exons ATGGCGGCCGGTCGGGGGGCGGCGGCGCTGCGGCGAGCCTGGCGGGACCGGCGAGCGGTGCTGCTGGAGCCTAGCTACACGCCGCTGGTGGccgcctgcctctgcctggctgaggGCGGCGTCAACCTCTGGGTTATCCGCAGGGTCCCCT ACACCGAGATTGACTGGAAGGCCTACATGGAGGAGGTTGAAGGGTTTGCCAACGGGACCCTCGACTACATCCAGCTGAAGGGTGAAACCGGGCCACTAGT CTACCCTGCCGGCTTCGTGTACATCTTCCTGGGCCTGTATTATGCCACAGGTCGTGGCACCAACATCCGCCTGGCACAGTACCTCTTCGCCGCCCTCTACCTTCTCAACCTCCTCCTTGTCTTCCGCATCTACTGGCGAACCAACAAG GTGCCCCCAtatgttttcttcttcatgtGCTGTGCTTCCTACCGCATCCACTCCATCTTTGTCTTGCGGCTCTTCAATGACCCTGTCGCCATGGCCATCCTCTTCCTTGCCATCAACCTCTTCCTGGAGGAGCGCTGGTCCTGGGGCTGTCTCCTCTTCAG TCTGGCTGTGTCCGTGAAGATGAACATCCTGCTCTTCGCACCTggacttctcttcctcctcctccaacgGTTTGGTCTCCTTGGCTGCATCCCCAAGCTCTGCatctgtgccctgctccag GTGGTTCTGGGGCTGCCTTTCCTCCTGGTGAACCCCGTGGGGTACCTGACTCGCTCGTTCGACCTGGGCCGCCAGTTCCAGTTCAAGTGGACGGTGAACTGGCGCTTCCTCCCAGAAGAGCTTTTCCAGAGTCGGGCTTTCCACGCCGTGCTGCTCCTGACTCATCTGGCTGGCCTGGGGCTCTTTGCACTGCACCGGTGGCACAG GCCCAAAGAAAGCATCCTGGCCCTGCTGAAGGATCCTGCTAAAAGGAAACCTGCATCTCCTCCCTTGACAGTCAACAA GATCATCTTCATCCTCTTCTCCTCTAACTTTCTGGGTGTCTGCTGCAGCCGCTCCCTTCACTACCAGTTCTACGTCTGGTATTTCCACACACTGCCCTACTTACTCTGGTGCACCCCTACCACCAAGCTTGCTCACATGCCCAA ggtgctgctgcttggtgtgATCGAGCTCTGCTGGAACACCTACCCCTCCacagtctgcagctccctctccctccatgTCTGCCACGGACTcatcctgctccagctgtggtATGGCACAGCCCCCACACCAGTGATGCACACCCCTTCATCAAGTAGAAGGCCTGCAGCCATCTCCAAGAAGACGCAGTGA
- the ALG3 gene encoding dol-P-Man:Man(5)GlcNAc(2)-PP-Dol alpha-1,3-mannosyltransferase isoform X2, producing the protein MEEVEGFANGTLDYIQLKGETGPLVYPAGFVYIFLGLYYATGRGTNIRLAQYLFAALYLLNLLLVFRIYWRTNKVPPYVFFFMCCASYRIHSIFVLRLFNDPVAMAILFLAINLFLEERWSWGCLLFSLAVSVKMNILLFAPGLLFLLLQRFGLLGCIPKLCICALLQVVLGLPFLLVNPVGYLTRSFDLGRQFQFKWTVNWRFLPEELFQSRAFHAVLLLTHLAGLGLFALHRWHRPKESILALLKDPAKRKPASPPLTVNKIIFILFSSNFLGVCCSRSLHYQFYVWYFHTLPYLLWCTPTTKLAHMPKVLLLGVIELCWNTYPSTVCSSLSLHVCHGLILLQLWYGTAPTPVMHTPSSSRRPAAISKKTQ; encoded by the exons ATGGAGGAGGTTGAAGGGTTTGCCAACGGGACCCTCGACTACATCCAGCTGAAGGGTGAAACCGGGCCACTAGT CTACCCTGCCGGCTTCGTGTACATCTTCCTGGGCCTGTATTATGCCACAGGTCGTGGCACCAACATCCGCCTGGCACAGTACCTCTTCGCCGCCCTCTACCTTCTCAACCTCCTCCTTGTCTTCCGCATCTACTGGCGAACCAACAAG GTGCCCCCAtatgttttcttcttcatgtGCTGTGCTTCCTACCGCATCCACTCCATCTTTGTCTTGCGGCTCTTCAATGACCCTGTCGCCATGGCCATCCTCTTCCTTGCCATCAACCTCTTCCTGGAGGAGCGCTGGTCCTGGGGCTGTCTCCTCTTCAG TCTGGCTGTGTCCGTGAAGATGAACATCCTGCTCTTCGCACCTggacttctcttcctcctcctccaacgGTTTGGTCTCCTTGGCTGCATCCCCAAGCTCTGCatctgtgccctgctccag GTGGTTCTGGGGCTGCCTTTCCTCCTGGTGAACCCCGTGGGGTACCTGACTCGCTCGTTCGACCTGGGCCGCCAGTTCCAGTTCAAGTGGACGGTGAACTGGCGCTTCCTCCCAGAAGAGCTTTTCCAGAGTCGGGCTTTCCACGCCGTGCTGCTCCTGACTCATCTGGCTGGCCTGGGGCTCTTTGCACTGCACCGGTGGCACAG GCCCAAAGAAAGCATCCTGGCCCTGCTGAAGGATCCTGCTAAAAGGAAACCTGCATCTCCTCCCTTGACAGTCAACAA GATCATCTTCATCCTCTTCTCCTCTAACTTTCTGGGTGTCTGCTGCAGCCGCTCCCTTCACTACCAGTTCTACGTCTGGTATTTCCACACACTGCCCTACTTACTCTGGTGCACCCCTACCACCAAGCTTGCTCACATGCCCAA ggtgctgctgcttggtgtgATCGAGCTCTGCTGGAACACCTACCCCTCCacagtctgcagctccctctccctccatgTCTGCCACGGACTcatcctgctccagctgtggtATGGCACAGCCCCCACACCAGTGATGCACACCCCTTCATCAAGTAGAAGGCCTGCAGCCATCTCCAAGAAGACGCAGTGA